The following nucleotide sequence is from Coffea eugenioides isolate CCC68of chromosome 3, Ceug_1.0, whole genome shotgun sequence.
ATAGTTAGGCAAGTTAATGTATTAATGAGAACTAAATTAAATAGGGTGGCGGACAGTTTGGTAAAGGTGGGTGCGTCCAGCCATAACCGGAATGTCACCATTTATGATGAGTTCAATGCAATTCCAAGACAGATGCGAGGGAAAATTCGCATAGACAAATTAGACATGCCTTCCCTTAAGCGGAGGAAAGTAGGCTAACCTAGGAGGTTGGCTAATTTGGGATTCTTTAGAAAGAAGTAAAAGATAGATTTACTGCTTCAAATACAGGAGATGGTGCTCTCGTACCAGTTGCTTtgctctttaaaaaaaaaaaaaaaagagcactAAATTAAATGCTGTAGACAACTTCAAGTCATAAAAATACACACAACAGTTGTGACTTGTGATTCTACATTattcaattccaaaattattgaTATCAATTGATCAAAATCAATCTTTCACAAATACCATTCTAGAAACCAAGAACAAAAATTCCCACTTATTGACACTGTCAAAGTCAATGCACAAATTAAAGTCAAACGTGATTTCTgttttcattcattagtcaacttaaattttttcaacaataacAGCTCTCCCTTCTTCACACAAGCTGATCCATTTTCCAGTTCTCCTCCCTATATATACCCTTTTTTCTCAAACAGCTTCTGCCCACATCCATTTCTCTTCCTTCAAGCACAAAAATGAAGAATTTTCCAACCATCATTTTCTCCATTATGGTTCTTGTCGGAGCCTTCCCACAGCTGATTTCAAGTCAAAACTGTGGCTGTGCACCAAACTTATGCTGCAGCAAATTCGGCTATTGCGGCACCAGCAACGACTACTGTGGCCCCGGCTGCCAATCCGGCCCTTGCACTGTGGCACCCAGCGGTGGTAATAATGGTGCTTCAGTTGCTGGTATTGTCACGGACGCTTTCTTTAATGGGATTGCTAATCAAGCTGCTTCGGGTTGTGCTGGAAAAGGGTTCTATACTCGATCGGCATTTCTTGAAGCTCAGAAGTCGTATTCTAAGTTTGGAACTGCTGGTTCTGCTGCTGATTCTAAAAGGGAGGTTGCTGCTTTCTTTGCTCATGTCACTCATGAGACTGGACGTAAGTGTTTTCAACAACTCAACCAAAGAGAATTACTTTGGAACtttctataaaatatttttagtaACTTTTCTAAATGTTGGTACAGTAATATATAGATTATTTTTCTGGACTCACACTTGGATAAGTCCCATGTTCAAAAATTCAATAGTCCAAATTGTGTCAAACCACTTGGGAGATAGTATAGCACACTTTGGTCTATTGGATTTTTGAAAATCGGATGTACCCAAGTTTTGACTATTTTTCTTTGCAATATTATCCAAGAActttcttcaaaaactaaaacTTTAACAAGAAATACTTATTATTGTAATAATTTATCATGAATATGAGTGCCACTTATAACTGGATAGAGAAATTATTACTTTCCGTTCTTTTTACTTTGTTGTAGTAGTCAACTTTATAATTTAGTAAGCATGTGATTACTTACAACTTTGTAAATTTTAAATCACTTGTGGTCTATTCATAAATATTGATggctcttcttttcttttctttttttggcaaAATAAACCAAGcttcaaaaattttctatttaattatcATTAGTTTTATTGAAGTCAATTtctagtaattttattatttagtgaTTGGTGTTTTATTTCATAATTAATCGTGTTGTTTCTTATTCAATGATTCTCATAAATTAGCACTAGAGTATTAGGTGGagtattttctaaaaattaagagagcctaaaatagTCTATAGAAAATTTATTAGATTTTTATTGTGGTGagattttcttctttgtttgaaATATTAATGACATTTTGAGTTAAGTTATTTATTCTCTTTTCTCCCACataaatatttttgtttgtGATTCTTAAATCCTTTCAATTCTATAATTTTGCAATTAATTGTTATTAGAACTCATAAAATttgttttctacatttttcattATCATATCATCCGACAATCCTTGTCTTACCTAACgtccattttttccttttttggcaATTCGACGGAATGATAACTAATACCACTTCTCTATATCATGCAGATATGTGCTATATAGAAGAGATAAACGGCGCGTCCAGAAACTACTGTGACAAGAGCAACACTCAGTATCCATGTGTGCCAGGCAAGGGGTATTACGGCCGCGGTCCACTACAAATATCATGGAACTACAACTATGGACCAGCAGGACAAAGCATTGGGTTCAATGGACTAAGTCAACCTGAACTTGTAGCCAGAGATAACGTTATTTCGTTCAAAACTGCCTTGTGGTTTTGGATGAACAATTGTCATTCTCGTATCATTTCCGGCCAGGGTTTCGGGGCTACAATTCGTGCCATTAATGGTCAGCTTGAATGTGACGGTAAAAATCCAAACACTGTTAGTGCTCGTGTTGGGTATTATACTCAATATTGTCGCCAACTGGGTGTTGATCCTGGTCCGAATCTCAGATGCTAGGGTACTTCTGGAGAGCCGAAAGTGCTCGGAAGCGAGTAATATGTTGAGCTATAAAGGCTTAAAACTGATTggaaattaataaaaattagcaAAAGGTGTTTACCTTTCTTGCTCTTTACAAGCGAAAGTTGTTAAGTTTTGAAATCATATAATTGATTTTGTTGGTCTTGTTTCGATTTCTTGGACTATTTACGAATAGGCATGTTCCAGTTTTGAACCCTTGATCATATTTGTCGAGCTTTCGACTTTGGTGTTTCCACTCTCAACATGCCTCTCCATTGAAGTTTCCTCACGTCTTTCATTTACTTTTCATGTTTCAATATGCTATTGGCAATTTTAGCCGTGATGTTTCTCAAGGTATGATATTTGAGGATCATAACTATAATTATCAAATGCAAGGGTCTAAATGCACCAATGTTAAGGCAATTAATATTGGGAGTAAACCGAAGCATAAGAGACTAAGGAACAGAGATCGCTATTATACCGAAGTACAAAAAACTTGTGAATAAGATCTAATTCAACTGGCTGAAGTGACTAATTAGGGAATTATGAGGTCTTTGGTTCAATTCTGTTTTATTTTTCTGCCACAAAAAGGCCAATCAATAATTCATCTGCACACGCTTGGTGAGTCAATGAACGACAAGAAACAAATAACTTTCATTTGTAAAGTCTATGAGAATTTGGGGAAACTTATGCTTCGAAAAGATTTTTTTTCAGCTCATGGTAGAAACCAAAAAATTGGGCAGCATAATAAGCCCTCGAGTAGTAAATGTAGTTTTTATATTGGTATCATTTCCTATACGCTACCAAAATTTTACCAATTAATTCATATAGTATGCAATAAGAActctaaaggaaaaaaaaaaggactatGCATTTTATTTAGGATTCTATATTTATCAACTGGATAAAATTTGATCATTTGAGTTCTTTTCACTACAAcagtttgataaaattttatatGTCCAATACTTTGCATGATAAGGTAAAGATCGTGCTTTAATTGTAAAGCTTACACCCTTTAAAATGTTTTTTTTAAGCCAAATGAAAAGTATTTGTAGTAGGGCAGCCCGTGGATCTAGAATGGTACAAATATCATCTGTGTTCGGACTCAAATACGAGACTGAAATAGGACTACAACAGAGTTAGGCTTTATTAACATCAGATGATACAGACAACATCAAGTTATCTTTTTTGCACGCATTATATTTGTGACTTGTGACTTGTACTCACAATTGTTGATAtcaattggccaaaatttttcttttccacaATTCCCATTCCGAATGTCAAGAAAGAAGGTTGCTACTTTTTGACGGTGCCAAAGTCAATAGATTAATTGAAAGTCAAGCACTAATATTGCATTTTATATCCATTCCATTCAGTGCTCAACttcaagatttccaacaatagcAGTTCTCCATACTTCACACAAGCTGATCACTTTTCCAGTTCTCCATGCTATAAATATCCTTCTTACTCAAACAATTTCTGTCCACATCCTTTTCTCCTTCTTcaagtgcagaaatgaagaatttTCTAATCATCATTTTCTCCATTGCAGTTCTTGTAGGGTCCTTTTCCCAGCTGATTTCAAGCCAAAACTGTGACTGTGAACCAGATTTATGCTGCAGCCAGTGGGGCTATTGTGGCACCAGCGACGACTATTGTGGCAAAGGCTGCCAGTCCGGGCCTTGCACCGCTTCATCAGATGGTGGTAATAATGGTGTTTCAGTTGCTGATGTTGTGACAGACGCTTTCTTTAGCGGGATTTCCGATCAAGCTGGTTCAAGCTGTGCTGGAAAAGGGTTCTATACTCGATCGGCGTTTCTTGAAGCTCAGAATTTGTATTCTGAGTTTGGAACAGTTGGTTCAGTTGATGATTCCAAAAGGGAGATTGCCGCCTTCTTTGCTCATGTCACTCATGAGACT
It contains:
- the LOC113764691 gene encoding endochitinase EP3-like; the protein is MKNFPTIIFSIMVLVGAFPQLISSQNCGCAPNLCCSKFGYCGTSNDYCGPGCQSGPCTVAPSGGNNGASVAGIVTDAFFNGIANQAASGCAGKGFYTRSAFLEAQKSYSKFGTAGSAADSKREVAAFFAHVTHETGHMCYIEEINGASRNYCDKSNTQYPCVPGKGYYGRGPLQISWNYNYGPAGQSIGFNGLSQPELVARDNVISFKTALWFWMNNCHSRIISGQGFGATIRAINGQLECDGKNPNTVSARVGYYTQYCRQLGVDPGPNLRC